One Kitasatospora sp. NBC_01266 genomic window carries:
- a CDS encoding GNAT family N-acetyltransferase: protein MELIVCDVTPDQVELERDVAPLIRLLRPGLGRAEFAAFAAEAHGQGLVFTAAYDPRGRCRAVAAHRILATSRGRLLLVDDLVTDPDARSSGVGAHLLAQLEDRARRLGCVRVELDSGVANHGAHRFYHARRMAIVALHFAREL from the coding sequence ATGGAGCTGATCGTCTGTGATGTGACGCCGGACCAGGTGGAGTTGGAGCGCGACGTCGCCCCGCTGATCCGGCTGCTGCGGCCGGGGCTGGGGCGGGCGGAGTTCGCCGCGTTCGCCGCCGAGGCGCACGGCCAGGGCCTGGTCTTCACGGCCGCCTACGACCCGCGCGGGCGCTGCCGGGCGGTGGCGGCGCACCGGATCCTGGCCACCAGCCGGGGGCGGCTGCTCCTCGTGGACGACCTGGTCACCGATCCCGACGCGCGCTCCAGCGGGGTCGGCGCCCACCTGCTCGCCCAGCTGGAGGACCGCGCCCGGCGGTTGGGCTGCGTGCGGGTCGAACTGGACTCCGGCGTCGCCAACCACGGCGCGCACCGGTTCTACCACGCCCGCCGGATGGCGATCGTGGCCCTGCACTTCGCCCGCGAGCTCTGA
- a CDS encoding YrdB family protein translates to MSTNGLRALNDVLAFFLELAALGFLAWWGYRTGPDTAVHLLLAIGLPLLAAVLWGRYAAPKASVKLPVSGVLLVKALVFGGAALALGGVKGPAWALVFAVITLLNTAYITVARARD, encoded by the coding sequence ATGTCGACCAATGGCCTGCGTGCCTTGAACGATGTCCTGGCCTTCTTCCTGGAGTTGGCCGCGCTCGGCTTCCTCGCCTGGTGGGGATACCGGACCGGCCCCGACACCGCCGTCCACCTGCTGCTCGCGATCGGTCTGCCGCTGCTGGCCGCCGTCCTGTGGGGGCGGTACGCCGCGCCCAAGGCCTCGGTGAAGCTGCCGGTGTCGGGCGTGCTTCTCGTCAAGGCGCTGGTCTTCGGGGGCGCCGCGCTGGCCCTCGGCGGCGTCAAGGGTCCGGCCTGGGCCCTGGTCTTCGCCGTGATCACGTTGCTGAACACGGCCTACATCACGGTCGCCCGCGCCCGGGACTGA